One segment of Panicum virgatum strain AP13 chromosome 3K, P.virgatum_v5, whole genome shotgun sequence DNA contains the following:
- the LOC120700425 gene encoding G-type lectin S-receptor-like serine/threonine-protein kinase LECRK1, producing MPPSILCMSLVLFAIHAIPAKAALPANETEISLGSKIDAGGVQSWVSPSGRFAFGFYPDDEGFSIGVWLIIGESRNIVWTANRDDPPVSGGSIQLTYGGLQWIPANAGSQGKFIFATSTQPASAAMMDTGNFVLYDIKKQVLLSTFASPTDTLIPGQNLVPGSQLFSSVSDTNHAMGKYRLSNQLDGNLVMYLVDAADPDNSYWNTGTYGNSYLFTVFLDPNGTLWMFDQNTTYTKVLFLTNQSSNTSSDTDVYFRLTLDADGILRLYSHVFFGQGRAPMTEIIWLQPSSDPCDVKGVCGPNSFCHMSSNGKSSCSCLPGFEFSSPNQSMQGCWRVRTGGCTGNSSTDDIRLIATMFELKNTSWSDKSYAVLPPTTSIEACKDLCLSDCACEIARFDSYCSKQMLPMRYGKMVSGSNTTIFVKVYTYESRGFLRKTRSGPVAILISGAALAVFSLLVFFASILLCKHQLPLRYMRAPQQQHSEFDDESIAIRSYSFQDLELSTDGFAEELGRGAYGTVFKGFFTNSNKDIAVKRLERMAENGEREFQREVRAIAQTHHRNLVRLLGFCNEGMHRLLVYEYLPNGSLADLLFRSDAVPSWSNRVAIVLDVARGLQYLHEEIDGPIIHCDIKPENILIDSRGVAKIADFGLAKLLIGNQTQTFTGVRGTRGYLAPEWSKNTAITVKVDVYSYGVMLLETISCKKSMELKLDGDECNISEWAYEYVISGDFKNVAAGECVDEVELERMVRIGIWCTQNQPVTRPTMKSVVQMMEGSAEVRRPPPPASFSQSLMRSGSS from the coding sequence ATGCCCCCTTCTATTCTTTGTATGTCTCTGGTTCTGTTCGCCATCCATGCTATTCCTGCCAAGGCTGCTCTTCCCGCCAACGAGACTGAAATTTCTTTGGGATCCAAAATCGATGCGGGCGGTGTGCAAAGTTGGGTCTCACCTTCAGGGCGCTTTGCTTTTGGCTTCTATCCTGATGATGAAGGCTTCTCCATCGGAGTCTGGCTTATAATCGGCGAATCCAGAAATATTGTGTGGACTGCCAACCGGGATGATCCCCCGGTTTCTGGTGGCTCAATTCAGTTAACCTATGGTGGTCTTCAATGGATTCCAGCTAATGCTGGCAGCCAAGGGAAGTTCATATTCGCCACCTCTACTCAGCCTGCCTCTGCTGCGATGATGGACACTGGCAACTTTGTGTTGTACGACATCAAAAAACAGGTCCTTTTGTCCACCTTTGCTTCTCCGACGGACACCTTAATACCAGGACAGAACCTAGTTCCTGGTAGCCAGCTGTTCTCAAGTGTATCTGACACTAACCATGCCATGGGGAAATATCGCCTTTCCAACCAGCTAGATGGCAACCTTGTGATGTATCTTGTTGACGCAGCTGACCCTGATAACTCATACTGGAATACTGGCACTTATGGCAATTCCTACCTCTTTACAGTTTTCTTGGATCCCAATGGCACACTATGGATGTTCGACCAAAATACAACATATACGAAAGTGTTGTTCCTCACAAACCAATCTTCTAACACTTCCTCAGACACAGATGTCTACTTTCGTCTGACATTGGACGCGGATGGTATATTGCGACTCTACTCCCATGTGTTCTTTGGGCAGGGGAGAGCACCCATGACAGAAATCATATGGCTGCAGCCTAGCAGTGATCCCTGCGATGTGAAAGGTGTTTGTGGTCCAAATAGCTTCTGTCATATGAGTTCTAATGGGAAAAGTAGCTGCTCTTGCCTCCCTGGTTTTGAATTCTCAAGTCCTAACCAAAGCATGCAAGGTTGCTGGAGGGTGCGGACTGGTGGTTGCACAGGGAATAGCTCTACTGATGATATCAGACTGATAGCTACGATGTTTGAGTTGAAGAACACTAGCTGGTCAGATAAGTCATATGCTGTTCTACCTCCAACGACAAGCATTGAAGCTTGCAAGGATCTTTGTCTCTCTGACTGCGCTTGTGAGATCGCAAGGTTTGATTCCTACTGCTCAAAGCAGATGCTTCCTATGAGGTATGGCAAGATGGTTTCTGGTAGCAACACTACAATATTTGTGAAGGTCTACACCTATGAATCCAGAGGCTTCCTCAGAAAGACAAGGTCTGGCCCAGTCGCCATATTGATATCAGGTGCTGCATTGGCTGTTTTCTCACTTCTTGTGTTCTTTGCATCCATACTACTCTGCAAGCATCAGCTGCCATTGCGGTACATGAGGGCTCCACAACAGCAGCACTCAGAATTTGATGACGAGAGCATAGCTATTCGATCCTATTCTTTCCAGGATCTGGAGTTGTCCACAGATGGATTTGCTGAAGAGCTAGGAAGGGGTGCTTATGGTACGGTGTTCAAAGGTTTCTTCACCAATAGTAACAAGGACATTGCAGTGAAGAGGCTTGAGAGGATGGCGGAAAATGGGGAGAGAGAGTTCCAGCGGGAAGTGCGTGCAATTGCACAAACGCACCACCGTAACCTTGTGCGATTGCTCGGATTCTGCAACGAAGGCATGCACCGCTTGCTTGTGTACGAGTATTTGCCAAATGGGTCCCTTGCAGACCTCCTCTTCAGGTCAGATGCAGTGCCTAGTTGGAGCAACAGGGTTGCAATTGTGCTGGATGTTGCAAGGGGGTTACAATACCTCCATGAAGAGATAGATGGCCCTATAATTCACTGTGATATTAAGCCAGAGAACATACTCATTGACAGCAGGGGGGTGGCGAAGATAGCAGACTTTGGCCTGGCAAAGTTGCTAATAGGGAACCAGACACAGACCTTCACTGGTGTGCGAGGCACACGTGGATATCTTGCACCAGAATGGAGCAAGAACACGGCAATCACTGTGAAGGTGGATGTTTACAGCTATGGTGTCATGCTCCTTGAGACAATAAGCTGCAAGAAGAGCATGGAGCTGAAGCTGGACGGTGACGAATGCAACATTTCTGAGTGGGCCTACGAGTATGTGATATCAGGTGATTTCAAGAATGTGGCAGCTGGGGAATGTGTCGATGAGGTGGAGCTGGAAAGGATGGTGAGGATCGGCATTTGGTGCACGCAGAATCAGCCAGTGACACGGCCTACGATGAAGAGCGTTGTTCAGATGATGGAAGGAAGCGCTGAAGTTCGGCGGCCTCCACCGCCTGCATCATTTTCGCAGTCACTGATGCGATCTGGAAGCAGCTGA